A single region of the Pristis pectinata isolate sPriPec2 chromosome 23, sPriPec2.1.pri, whole genome shotgun sequence genome encodes:
- the LOC127582024 gene encoding fMet-Leu-Phe receptor-like has product MSLSEDLSNSTLCGNFSNYSTHGNLRIHWSASTILAMIVHALTFLLGVPGNCAAIWVMGFKMKYSGSSVLFLNLAVADLTYCLTLPFRMAKFALPGSWLRSYIASILIRSATILTVSASVFLLTLISIHRCLAVTHPIWFQQQSSLAWVLAACFAVWGLALLASLPELLIEHISLYFGHKTLAVLQVLWTVFIFALPIMIMAACYLLIVRYVTISLSSFNSALNPLLYVFAGQDFRQVFRRSLAASLRLAFVEEGPELGSDLPDPNVTSDTSVSAIPLRSISRTILSHGGEN; this is encoded by the exons ATGTCGCTTTCCGAAGACCTGTCCAACTCTACCCTCTGTGGGAACTTCTCCAACTATTCCACTCACGGCAACTTAAGGATCCATTGGTCAGCGTCCACCATCTTGGCCATGATCGTCCACGCCCTCACCTTCCTGTTGGGCGTCCCCGGTAACTGCGCGGCCATCTGGGTGATGGGCTTCAAGATGAAGTATAGTGGCAGCTCTGTGTTATTCCTGAACCTGGCTGTGGCGGACCTGACCTACTGCCTAACCCTCCCCTTCCGAATGGCCAAATTTGCACTGCCTGGTTCATGGCTCAGAAGCTACATCGCCTCGATTTTGATCCGCTCCGCCACGATACTCACCGTGTCAGCCAGTGTCTTTCTACTGACGCTGATCAGCATCCACCGCTGCCTGGCTGTGACTCATCCGATCTGGTTCCAGCAACAAAGTAGCCTGGCTTGGGTGCTTGCGGCCTGCTTCGCAGTCTGGGGCCTAGCCTTACTTGCGAGCCTGCCCGAACTGCTGATTGAGCATATATCCCTGTATTTTGGCCACAAGACCTTGGCTGTGTTGCAGGTACTTTGGACCGTCTTCATCTTCGCCCTCCCCATTATGATCATGGCCGCCTGCTACCTCTTGATTGTCCG GTATGTTACCATCAGTCTGTCTTCCTTCAATAGTGCCCTCAACCCTCTTCTCTACGTCTTCGCCGGCCAGGACTTCCGCCAGGTTTTCAGGCGCTCCCTGGCCGCCTCGCTCCGACTTGCATTCGTCGAGGAGGGGCCAGAGTTGGGGAGCGACCTTCCGGACCCCAACGTCACCTCGGATACGAGCGTCTCAGCGATCCCCTTGAGGAGCATCAGCCGAACGATATTATCTCACGGCGGTGAAAACTGA